A window from Heliangelus exortis chromosome 17, bHelExo1.hap1, whole genome shotgun sequence encodes these proteins:
- the EEF2K gene encoding eukaryotic elongation factor 2 kinase isoform X3, whose product MAEEDLIFRMEGIDNALSTTVNSGHYFDADSDEEDNYFICPITDDPVSNKSASIKVGSYCSNLAKNEGYSSSSSPRNSLSFKNDTQHRSKHGSVVDHGRETWKHAIQKAKNMPDPWAEFHLEDIETEQATRYRYNAVTGDWVEDEVLIKMASQPFGRGAMRECFRTKKLSNFLHTQNWKGASNYVAKEYIESVGRDVYFEDVRLQMEAKLWGEEYNRHKPPKQVDIVQTCIIEMKNRPGKPLFHLEHYIEGKYIKYNSNSGFVRDDNIRLTPQAFSHFTFERSGHQLIIVDIQGVGDLYTDPQIHTEKGTDFGDGNLGVRGMALFFHSHSCNRICESMGLAPFDLSSNEKAALDCNKKMLDSAQTILRGTEERCGSSRVRTVSGSRPPLLSRLSENSGDDSMSDVAFDSLPCSPSSATPHSQKMDVLNWPVFNEVDNFVHKDNDQLDNQRDFENGGDSGYPSEKRSELEDLDHRERGHSNNNQRRESDEDSLGNSARISVEKLNLYNSSRVHIHRPSCVAQEIQRLNALELKKIGKSVLGKVHLAMVRYHEAGRFCKKEEEWDQESALFHLEHAADCGELEAIIGLGLMCSQLPHHILSEVTLKDTKENRNKGFDYLLRAAEAGDRSSMILVARAYDTGLNLASDRVQDWKEALYWYNAALNMTDYDEGGEYDGTQDEPRYLLLAREAEMLMMGGFHLSKDPQRSGELYTEAAEAAMEAMKGRLANQYYQKAEEAWAMMEE is encoded by the exons ATGGCAGAAGAGGACCTTATTTTTCGTATGGAAGGGATTGATAATGCTCTATCCACTACAGTGAACTCTGGACATTATTTTGATGCTGACAGCGATGAGGAAGACAATTATTTTATCTGTCCAATAACTGACGATCCAGTTTCTAACAAGTCTGCCAGTATCAAAGTTGGCAGTTACTGTAGTAACCTGGCAAAAAATGAAGGGTACAGTTCAAGCTCTTCTCCTAGAAACTCACTTAGCTTTAAG AATGACACACAGCATCGTTCTAAGCACGGCTCTGTGGTTGACCATGGTCGG GAAACCTGGAAACATGCTATTCAGAAAGCTAAGAACATGCCTGATCCATGGGCAGAATTTCATCTTGAAGACATTGAGACAGAACAAGCTACTCGTTACAG GTACAATGCAGTTACTGGGGACTGGGTTGAAGATGAAGTCCTCATCAAAATGGCTTCGCAA cCCTTTGGCCGTGGTGCAATGCGAGAGTGTTTCAGAAC GAAAAAGCTGTCAAATTTCTTACACACACAGAACTGGAAAGGTGCCTCTAACTACGTTGCCAAGGAATACATTGAGAGTGTGGGCAGAGATGTGTATTTTGAGGATGTTCGACTTCAGATGGAAGCAAAACTCTGGGGAGAAGAGTACAATCGGCACAAGCCACCCAAACAG gtgGATATAGTACAGACCTGTATTATTGAAATGAAGAACAGACCTGGGAAGCCTCTCTTTCACCTGGAACATTACATTGAGGGCAAATACATCAAATACAACTCAAATTCCGGATTTGTGCGAGACGACAACATTCGTCTTACTCCTCAA GCCTTTAGTCATTTCACCTTTGAGCGCTCAGGACACCAGCTCATTATTGTTGATATCCAGGGAGTTGGAGATCTTTACACTGACCCTCAGATCCATACAGAGAAGGGTACAGACTTCGGAGATGGCAACCTAG gTGTTCGAGGTATGGCCTTGTTCTTTCATTCTCATTCATGCAACAGGATTTGTGAAAGCATGGGGCTTGCACCATTTGATCTTTCATCCAACGAGAAAGCAGCCTTGgattgtaataaaaaaatgctt GACTCTGCTCAAACAATTCTCCGTGGCACAGAGGAAAGATGTGGCAGCAGCCGGGTGAGAACGGTCTCTGGTAGTCgacctccactgctctcccgCCTGTCTGAAAACTCTGGAGATGACAGCATGAGTGATGTTGCATTTGActctctgccctgctctcctTCCTCAGCAACCCCTCACAGTCAAAAGATGGATGTGCTTA aTTGGCCTGTGTTCAATGAAGTAGATAATTTCGTTCACAAAGACAATGATCAGCTTGATAACCAAAGG GATTTTGAAAATGGTGGGGACAGTGGATATCCCAGTGAAAAGAGAAGCGAGCTGGAAGATCTGGATCATAGAGAGAGG GGCCACTCAAACAACAACCAAAGACGTGAATCTGATGAAGACAGTCTGGGAAACTCTGCAAGg ATCAGTGTGGAGAAATTGAATCTCTACAACTCTTCCAGAGTCCATATCCACAGACCATCCTGTGTTGCCCAAGAAATTCAGAGGCTCAATGCACTAGAGCTTAAGAAAATTGGGAAGTCAGTCCTTGGGAAG GTTCACTTGGCCATGGTTCGCTATCATGAAGCTGGGCGCTTCTGTAAGAAAGAGGAGGAGTGGGACCAGGAGTCAGCCCTGTTTCACCTGGAGCATGCTGCAGACTGTggggagctggaagccatcatTGGGTTAGGACTCATGTGCTCTCAGCTGCCACATCACATTCTTTCTGAGGTCACTCTGAAG gACACAAAGGAGAACAGAAACAAAGGATTTGATTACttgctgagagcagcagaagctggagaCCGGTCTTCCATGATTCTGGTAGCAAGAGCATATGATACAGGTCTAAATCTTGCTTCAGACAG AGTACAGGATTGGAAGGAGGCACTGTACTGGTACAATGCTGCACTGAACATGACTGACTATGATGAGGGAGGTGAATATGATGGCACTCAGGATGAGCCACGGTATCTACTCCTGGCCAGGGAAGCAGAGATGCTGATGATGGGAGGGTTCCACCTAAGTAAGGATCCACAGAGATCAG GTGAGCTGtacacagaagcagcagaagcagcaatggAAGCCATGAAAGGCAGACTGGCAAACCAATACTaccaaaaagcagaagaggctTGGGCAATGATGGAAGAATAA
- the EEF2K gene encoding eukaryotic elongation factor 2 kinase isoform X2, translated as MAEEDLIFRMEGIDNALSTTVNSGHYFDADSDEEDNYFICPITDDPVSNKSASIKVGSYCSNLAKNEGYSSSSSPRNSLSFKETWKHAIQKAKNMPDPWAEFHLEDIETEQATRYRYNAVTGDWVEDEVLIKMASQPFGRGAMRECFRTKKLSNFLHTQNWKGASNYVAKEYIESVGRDVYFEDVRLQMEAKLWGEEYNRHKPPKQVDIVQTCIIEMKNRPGKPLFHLEHYIEGKYIKYNSNSGFVRDDNIRLTPQAFSHFTFERSGHQLIIVDIQGVGDLYTDPQIHTEKGTDFGDGNLGVRGMALFFHSHSCNRICESMGLAPFDLSSNEKAALDCNKKMLDSAQTILRGTEERCGSSRVRTVSGSRPPLLSRLSENSGDDSMSDVAFDSLPCSPSSATPHSQKMDVLNWPVFNEVDNFVHKDNDQLDNQRDFENGGDSGYPSEKRSELEDLDHRERGHSNNNQRRESDEDSLGNSARISVEKLNLYNSSRVHIHRPSCVAQEIQRLNALELKKIGKSVLGKAQVKLQVRVLSNQSSAQPQVHLAMVRYHEAGRFCKKEEEWDQESALFHLEHAADCGELEAIIGLGLMCSQLPHHILSEVTLKDTKENRNKGFDYLLRAAEAGDRSSMILVARAYDTGLNLASDRVQDWKEALYWYNAALNMTDYDEGGEYDGTQDEPRYLLLAREAEMLMMGGFHLSKDPQRSGELYTEAAEAAMEAMKGRLANQYYQKAEEAWAMMEE; from the exons ATGGCAGAAGAGGACCTTATTTTTCGTATGGAAGGGATTGATAATGCTCTATCCACTACAGTGAACTCTGGACATTATTTTGATGCTGACAGCGATGAGGAAGACAATTATTTTATCTGTCCAATAACTGACGATCCAGTTTCTAACAAGTCTGCCAGTATCAAAGTTGGCAGTTACTGTAGTAACCTGGCAAAAAATGAAGGGTACAGTTCAAGCTCTTCTCCTAGAAACTCACTTAGCTTTAAG GAAACCTGGAAACATGCTATTCAGAAAGCTAAGAACATGCCTGATCCATGGGCAGAATTTCATCTTGAAGACATTGAGACAGAACAAGCTACTCGTTACAG GTACAATGCAGTTACTGGGGACTGGGTTGAAGATGAAGTCCTCATCAAAATGGCTTCGCAA cCCTTTGGCCGTGGTGCAATGCGAGAGTGTTTCAGAAC GAAAAAGCTGTCAAATTTCTTACACACACAGAACTGGAAAGGTGCCTCTAACTACGTTGCCAAGGAATACATTGAGAGTGTGGGCAGAGATGTGTATTTTGAGGATGTTCGACTTCAGATGGAAGCAAAACTCTGGGGAGAAGAGTACAATCGGCACAAGCCACCCAAACAG gtgGATATAGTACAGACCTGTATTATTGAAATGAAGAACAGACCTGGGAAGCCTCTCTTTCACCTGGAACATTACATTGAGGGCAAATACATCAAATACAACTCAAATTCCGGATTTGTGCGAGACGACAACATTCGTCTTACTCCTCAA GCCTTTAGTCATTTCACCTTTGAGCGCTCAGGACACCAGCTCATTATTGTTGATATCCAGGGAGTTGGAGATCTTTACACTGACCCTCAGATCCATACAGAGAAGGGTACAGACTTCGGAGATGGCAACCTAG gTGTTCGAGGTATGGCCTTGTTCTTTCATTCTCATTCATGCAACAGGATTTGTGAAAGCATGGGGCTTGCACCATTTGATCTTTCATCCAACGAGAAAGCAGCCTTGgattgtaataaaaaaatgctt GACTCTGCTCAAACAATTCTCCGTGGCACAGAGGAAAGATGTGGCAGCAGCCGGGTGAGAACGGTCTCTGGTAGTCgacctccactgctctcccgCCTGTCTGAAAACTCTGGAGATGACAGCATGAGTGATGTTGCATTTGActctctgccctgctctcctTCCTCAGCAACCCCTCACAGTCAAAAGATGGATGTGCTTA aTTGGCCTGTGTTCAATGAAGTAGATAATTTCGTTCACAAAGACAATGATCAGCTTGATAACCAAAGG GATTTTGAAAATGGTGGGGACAGTGGATATCCCAGTGAAAAGAGAAGCGAGCTGGAAGATCTGGATCATAGAGAGAGG GGCCACTCAAACAACAACCAAAGACGTGAATCTGATGAAGACAGTCTGGGAAACTCTGCAAGg ATCAGTGTGGAGAAATTGAATCTCTACAACTCTTCCAGAGTCCATATCCACAGACCATCCTGTGTTGCCCAAGAAATTCAGAGGCTCAATGCACTAGAGCTTAAGAAAATTGGGAAGTCAGTCCTTGGGAAG GCTCAAGTCAAGCTCCAAGTCCGTGTGTTATCAAACCAGtcctctgctcagccacag GTTCACTTGGCCATGGTTCGCTATCATGAAGCTGGGCGCTTCTGTAAGAAAGAGGAGGAGTGGGACCAGGAGTCAGCCCTGTTTCACCTGGAGCATGCTGCAGACTGTggggagctggaagccatcatTGGGTTAGGACTCATGTGCTCTCAGCTGCCACATCACATTCTTTCTGAGGTCACTCTGAAG gACACAAAGGAGAACAGAAACAAAGGATTTGATTACttgctgagagcagcagaagctggagaCCGGTCTTCCATGATTCTGGTAGCAAGAGCATATGATACAGGTCTAAATCTTGCTTCAGACAG AGTACAGGATTGGAAGGAGGCACTGTACTGGTACAATGCTGCACTGAACATGACTGACTATGATGAGGGAGGTGAATATGATGGCACTCAGGATGAGCCACGGTATCTACTCCTGGCCAGGGAAGCAGAGATGCTGATGATGGGAGGGTTCCACCTAAGTAAGGATCCACAGAGATCAG GTGAGCTGtacacagaagcagcagaagcagcaatggAAGCCATGAAAGGCAGACTGGCAAACCAATACTaccaaaaagcagaagaggctTGGGCAATGATGGAAGAATAA
- the EEF2K gene encoding eukaryotic elongation factor 2 kinase isoform X4, with protein MAEEDLIFRMEGIDNALSTTVNSGHYFDADSDEEDNYFICPITDDPVSNKSASIKVGSYCSNLAKNEGYSSSSSPRNSLSFKETWKHAIQKAKNMPDPWAEFHLEDIETEQATRYRYNAVTGDWVEDEVLIKMASQPFGRGAMRECFRTKKLSNFLHTQNWKGASNYVAKEYIESVGRDVYFEDVRLQMEAKLWGEEYNRHKPPKQVDIVQTCIIEMKNRPGKPLFHLEHYIEGKYIKYNSNSGFVRDDNIRLTPQAFSHFTFERSGHQLIIVDIQGVGDLYTDPQIHTEKGTDFGDGNLGVRGMALFFHSHSCNRICESMGLAPFDLSSNEKAALDCNKKMLDSAQTILRGTEERCGSSRVRTVSGSRPPLLSRLSENSGDDSMSDVAFDSLPCSPSSATPHSQKMDVLNWPVFNEVDNFVHKDNDQLDNQRDFENGGDSGYPSEKRSELEDLDHRERGHSNNNQRRESDEDSLGNSARISVEKLNLYNSSRVHIHRPSCVAQEIQRLNALELKKIGKSVLGKVHLAMVRYHEAGRFCKKEEEWDQESALFHLEHAADCGELEAIIGLGLMCSQLPHHILSEVTLKDTKENRNKGFDYLLRAAEAGDRSSMILVARAYDTGLNLASDRVQDWKEALYWYNAALNMTDYDEGGEYDGTQDEPRYLLLAREAEMLMMGGFHLSKDPQRSGELYTEAAEAAMEAMKGRLANQYYQKAEEAWAMMEE; from the exons ATGGCAGAAGAGGACCTTATTTTTCGTATGGAAGGGATTGATAATGCTCTATCCACTACAGTGAACTCTGGACATTATTTTGATGCTGACAGCGATGAGGAAGACAATTATTTTATCTGTCCAATAACTGACGATCCAGTTTCTAACAAGTCTGCCAGTATCAAAGTTGGCAGTTACTGTAGTAACCTGGCAAAAAATGAAGGGTACAGTTCAAGCTCTTCTCCTAGAAACTCACTTAGCTTTAAG GAAACCTGGAAACATGCTATTCAGAAAGCTAAGAACATGCCTGATCCATGGGCAGAATTTCATCTTGAAGACATTGAGACAGAACAAGCTACTCGTTACAG GTACAATGCAGTTACTGGGGACTGGGTTGAAGATGAAGTCCTCATCAAAATGGCTTCGCAA cCCTTTGGCCGTGGTGCAATGCGAGAGTGTTTCAGAAC GAAAAAGCTGTCAAATTTCTTACACACACAGAACTGGAAAGGTGCCTCTAACTACGTTGCCAAGGAATACATTGAGAGTGTGGGCAGAGATGTGTATTTTGAGGATGTTCGACTTCAGATGGAAGCAAAACTCTGGGGAGAAGAGTACAATCGGCACAAGCCACCCAAACAG gtgGATATAGTACAGACCTGTATTATTGAAATGAAGAACAGACCTGGGAAGCCTCTCTTTCACCTGGAACATTACATTGAGGGCAAATACATCAAATACAACTCAAATTCCGGATTTGTGCGAGACGACAACATTCGTCTTACTCCTCAA GCCTTTAGTCATTTCACCTTTGAGCGCTCAGGACACCAGCTCATTATTGTTGATATCCAGGGAGTTGGAGATCTTTACACTGACCCTCAGATCCATACAGAGAAGGGTACAGACTTCGGAGATGGCAACCTAG gTGTTCGAGGTATGGCCTTGTTCTTTCATTCTCATTCATGCAACAGGATTTGTGAAAGCATGGGGCTTGCACCATTTGATCTTTCATCCAACGAGAAAGCAGCCTTGgattgtaataaaaaaatgctt GACTCTGCTCAAACAATTCTCCGTGGCACAGAGGAAAGATGTGGCAGCAGCCGGGTGAGAACGGTCTCTGGTAGTCgacctccactgctctcccgCCTGTCTGAAAACTCTGGAGATGACAGCATGAGTGATGTTGCATTTGActctctgccctgctctcctTCCTCAGCAACCCCTCACAGTCAAAAGATGGATGTGCTTA aTTGGCCTGTGTTCAATGAAGTAGATAATTTCGTTCACAAAGACAATGATCAGCTTGATAACCAAAGG GATTTTGAAAATGGTGGGGACAGTGGATATCCCAGTGAAAAGAGAAGCGAGCTGGAAGATCTGGATCATAGAGAGAGG GGCCACTCAAACAACAACCAAAGACGTGAATCTGATGAAGACAGTCTGGGAAACTCTGCAAGg ATCAGTGTGGAGAAATTGAATCTCTACAACTCTTCCAGAGTCCATATCCACAGACCATCCTGTGTTGCCCAAGAAATTCAGAGGCTCAATGCACTAGAGCTTAAGAAAATTGGGAAGTCAGTCCTTGGGAAG GTTCACTTGGCCATGGTTCGCTATCATGAAGCTGGGCGCTTCTGTAAGAAAGAGGAGGAGTGGGACCAGGAGTCAGCCCTGTTTCACCTGGAGCATGCTGCAGACTGTggggagctggaagccatcatTGGGTTAGGACTCATGTGCTCTCAGCTGCCACATCACATTCTTTCTGAGGTCACTCTGAAG gACACAAAGGAGAACAGAAACAAAGGATTTGATTACttgctgagagcagcagaagctggagaCCGGTCTTCCATGATTCTGGTAGCAAGAGCATATGATACAGGTCTAAATCTTGCTTCAGACAG AGTACAGGATTGGAAGGAGGCACTGTACTGGTACAATGCTGCACTGAACATGACTGACTATGATGAGGGAGGTGAATATGATGGCACTCAGGATGAGCCACGGTATCTACTCCTGGCCAGGGAAGCAGAGATGCTGATGATGGGAGGGTTCCACCTAAGTAAGGATCCACAGAGATCAG GTGAGCTGtacacagaagcagcagaagcagcaatggAAGCCATGAAAGGCAGACTGGCAAACCAATACTaccaaaaagcagaagaggctTGGGCAATGATGGAAGAATAA
- the EEF2K gene encoding eukaryotic elongation factor 2 kinase isoform X1 has protein sequence MAEEDLIFRMEGIDNALSTTVNSGHYFDADSDEEDNYFICPITDDPVSNKSASIKVGSYCSNLAKNEGYSSSSSPRNSLSFKNDTQHRSKHGSVVDHGRETWKHAIQKAKNMPDPWAEFHLEDIETEQATRYRYNAVTGDWVEDEVLIKMASQPFGRGAMRECFRTKKLSNFLHTQNWKGASNYVAKEYIESVGRDVYFEDVRLQMEAKLWGEEYNRHKPPKQVDIVQTCIIEMKNRPGKPLFHLEHYIEGKYIKYNSNSGFVRDDNIRLTPQAFSHFTFERSGHQLIIVDIQGVGDLYTDPQIHTEKGTDFGDGNLGVRGMALFFHSHSCNRICESMGLAPFDLSSNEKAALDCNKKMLDSAQTILRGTEERCGSSRVRTVSGSRPPLLSRLSENSGDDSMSDVAFDSLPCSPSSATPHSQKMDVLNWPVFNEVDNFVHKDNDQLDNQRDFENGGDSGYPSEKRSELEDLDHRERGHSNNNQRRESDEDSLGNSARISVEKLNLYNSSRVHIHRPSCVAQEIQRLNALELKKIGKSVLGKAQVKLQVRVLSNQSSAQPQVHLAMVRYHEAGRFCKKEEEWDQESALFHLEHAADCGELEAIIGLGLMCSQLPHHILSEVTLKDTKENRNKGFDYLLRAAEAGDRSSMILVARAYDTGLNLASDRVQDWKEALYWYNAALNMTDYDEGGEYDGTQDEPRYLLLAREAEMLMMGGFHLSKDPQRSGELYTEAAEAAMEAMKGRLANQYYQKAEEAWAMMEE, from the exons ATGGCAGAAGAGGACCTTATTTTTCGTATGGAAGGGATTGATAATGCTCTATCCACTACAGTGAACTCTGGACATTATTTTGATGCTGACAGCGATGAGGAAGACAATTATTTTATCTGTCCAATAACTGACGATCCAGTTTCTAACAAGTCTGCCAGTATCAAAGTTGGCAGTTACTGTAGTAACCTGGCAAAAAATGAAGGGTACAGTTCAAGCTCTTCTCCTAGAAACTCACTTAGCTTTAAG AATGACACACAGCATCGTTCTAAGCACGGCTCTGTGGTTGACCATGGTCGG GAAACCTGGAAACATGCTATTCAGAAAGCTAAGAACATGCCTGATCCATGGGCAGAATTTCATCTTGAAGACATTGAGACAGAACAAGCTACTCGTTACAG GTACAATGCAGTTACTGGGGACTGGGTTGAAGATGAAGTCCTCATCAAAATGGCTTCGCAA cCCTTTGGCCGTGGTGCAATGCGAGAGTGTTTCAGAAC GAAAAAGCTGTCAAATTTCTTACACACACAGAACTGGAAAGGTGCCTCTAACTACGTTGCCAAGGAATACATTGAGAGTGTGGGCAGAGATGTGTATTTTGAGGATGTTCGACTTCAGATGGAAGCAAAACTCTGGGGAGAAGAGTACAATCGGCACAAGCCACCCAAACAG gtgGATATAGTACAGACCTGTATTATTGAAATGAAGAACAGACCTGGGAAGCCTCTCTTTCACCTGGAACATTACATTGAGGGCAAATACATCAAATACAACTCAAATTCCGGATTTGTGCGAGACGACAACATTCGTCTTACTCCTCAA GCCTTTAGTCATTTCACCTTTGAGCGCTCAGGACACCAGCTCATTATTGTTGATATCCAGGGAGTTGGAGATCTTTACACTGACCCTCAGATCCATACAGAGAAGGGTACAGACTTCGGAGATGGCAACCTAG gTGTTCGAGGTATGGCCTTGTTCTTTCATTCTCATTCATGCAACAGGATTTGTGAAAGCATGGGGCTTGCACCATTTGATCTTTCATCCAACGAGAAAGCAGCCTTGgattgtaataaaaaaatgctt GACTCTGCTCAAACAATTCTCCGTGGCACAGAGGAAAGATGTGGCAGCAGCCGGGTGAGAACGGTCTCTGGTAGTCgacctccactgctctcccgCCTGTCTGAAAACTCTGGAGATGACAGCATGAGTGATGTTGCATTTGActctctgccctgctctcctTCCTCAGCAACCCCTCACAGTCAAAAGATGGATGTGCTTA aTTGGCCTGTGTTCAATGAAGTAGATAATTTCGTTCACAAAGACAATGATCAGCTTGATAACCAAAGG GATTTTGAAAATGGTGGGGACAGTGGATATCCCAGTGAAAAGAGAAGCGAGCTGGAAGATCTGGATCATAGAGAGAGG GGCCACTCAAACAACAACCAAAGACGTGAATCTGATGAAGACAGTCTGGGAAACTCTGCAAGg ATCAGTGTGGAGAAATTGAATCTCTACAACTCTTCCAGAGTCCATATCCACAGACCATCCTGTGTTGCCCAAGAAATTCAGAGGCTCAATGCACTAGAGCTTAAGAAAATTGGGAAGTCAGTCCTTGGGAAG GCTCAAGTCAAGCTCCAAGTCCGTGTGTTATCAAACCAGtcctctgctcagccacag GTTCACTTGGCCATGGTTCGCTATCATGAAGCTGGGCGCTTCTGTAAGAAAGAGGAGGAGTGGGACCAGGAGTCAGCCCTGTTTCACCTGGAGCATGCTGCAGACTGTggggagctggaagccatcatTGGGTTAGGACTCATGTGCTCTCAGCTGCCACATCACATTCTTTCTGAGGTCACTCTGAAG gACACAAAGGAGAACAGAAACAAAGGATTTGATTACttgctgagagcagcagaagctggagaCCGGTCTTCCATGATTCTGGTAGCAAGAGCATATGATACAGGTCTAAATCTTGCTTCAGACAG AGTACAGGATTGGAAGGAGGCACTGTACTGGTACAATGCTGCACTGAACATGACTGACTATGATGAGGGAGGTGAATATGATGGCACTCAGGATGAGCCACGGTATCTACTCCTGGCCAGGGAAGCAGAGATGCTGATGATGGGAGGGTTCCACCTAAGTAAGGATCCACAGAGATCAG GTGAGCTGtacacagaagcagcagaagcagcaatggAAGCCATGAAAGGCAGACTGGCAAACCAATACTaccaaaaagcagaagaggctTGGGCAATGATGGAAGAATAA